A window of the Candidatus Omnitrophota bacterium genome harbors these coding sequences:
- a CDS encoding HTH domain-containing protein, translating into MNKLNETGTGRLLKLILAEGEGYRIEFKENLSNIDRELVAFANSSGGKIFFGISDSGERKGLKITNKLKSQIQDTANNCQPPVKILFEEHGNILIVEVREGEDKPCKCSSGFYTRVGPNSQKLSRNEIVEFFKSEGKIRFDELVNLKFDYKKHFDSKKLDRFLRMAGITNLLNIPSTLVNLGVAEKQEGKLLFNNTGILFFSKNLSDIYFHTAVTCALYRGREKVEVLDRKDFNEDIVSNIDDAMNFLKKHIPVRYEMTGSPARREVPEIPFDALREAVINAVAHRDYFEKGSNVMVEMFEDRIEITDFGGLPKGLKPEDFGKKSVLRNPRIADLLNKIEYIEKMGTGIRKMRNLMKEAGLKPPKFEFTTFFTATFLMPELLKIKGAEKGQKSSQESSQKSSQKILGLMRANHSITIRELSQKLHITDRAVKKNISKLKLEMELRRIGPDKGGYWEILKK; encoded by the coding sequence ATGAATAAATTAAACGAAACCGGAACGGGGCGTCTTTTAAAACTCATACTTGCCGAAGGCGAAGGATACCGCATAGAATTTAAGGAAAATCTTTCAAACATTGACAGAGAGCTTGTAGCTTTCGCGAATTCATCGGGAGGTAAAATATTCTTCGGTATCTCCGACAGCGGCGAAAGGAAGGGGCTGAAAATAACAAACAAGCTGAAATCTCAGATTCAGGACACGGCTAACAACTGCCAGCCGCCTGTCAAAATTCTTTTTGAAGAACACGGGAATATTCTGATAGTTGAAGTGCGCGAAGGAGAGGATAAACCCTGCAAATGTTCATCCGGTTTTTATACGAGAGTCGGGCCCAATTCACAGAAACTTAGCCGGAATGAAATTGTTGAGTTTTTTAAATCGGAAGGGAAAATCAGGTTCGATGAACTTGTTAATCTGAAATTTGATTATAAAAAACATTTTGATTCAAAAAAACTTGACAGATTTCTTCGCATGGCGGGTATCACAAATCTTTTAAACATACCGTCCACTCTCGTCAATTTGGGAGTTGCGGAGAAACAGGAAGGCAAATTGCTTTTTAATAATACAGGGATATTGTTTTTCTCAAAAAATCTTTCCGATATTTACTTTCATACCGCCGTAACCTGCGCTCTTTACAGAGGCAGGGAAAAAGTGGAAGTTTTGGATCGCAAGGACTTCAATGAGGATATAGTCAGCAACATAGACGATGCGATGAATTTTCTCAAGAAACATATTCCTGTCCGATATGAAATGACCGGAAGTCCGGCAAGAAGAGAAGTGCCGGAAATTCCTTTTGACGCATTGAGAGAAGCGGTAATAAACGCTGTCGCTCATCGGGACTATTTTGAAAAGGGTTCAAATGTGATGGTGGAAATGTTCGAAGACAGAATAGAGATAACAGATTTCGGCGGGCTGCCGAAGGGGCTGAAACCTGAGGACTTCGGCAAAAAGAGCGTTTTAAGAAATCCCCGAATAGCCGACCTTTTAAACAAGATTGAATACATTGAAAAAATGGGCACGGGGATAAGGAAAATGAGAAATTTGATGAAAGAAGCGGGATTAAAACCGCCGAAGTTTGAATTCACCACCTTTTTTACGGCAACTTTTTTAATGCCGGAACTATTGAAAATAAAAGGGGCGGAAAAGGGGCAGAAAAGTTCCCAGGAAAGTTCCCAGAAAAGTTCCCAGAAAATTTTGGGACTAATGCGGGCAAATCATTCAATTACAATCCGGGAATTATCCCAAAAACTGCATATAACTGATAGAGCGGTAAAAAAGAATATCAGCAAATTAAAATTAGAAATGGAACTCCGCAGGATTGGGCCCGACAAAGGCGGGTATTGGGAAATTCTAAAAAAATGA